From one Methylocystis iwaonis genomic stretch:
- a CDS encoding recombinase family protein: MCKSLLQKSRAKLRFRHDDFRLCASLDRRPERCRPSEGVARCQGRKVFRETESGAKSDRRELSRAIKALAEGDTLLVTRLDRLARSTRDLLNILDAAGKAGAGFRSLHDAWADTTTPHGRLMLTVLGDLAEFERDLITARTGEGRERAKARGVHMGRPRKLTRHQREEALAALAEGTATQADLARRFNVDRSTISRLTP; this comes from the coding sequence ATGTGCAAAAGTTTGTTGCAAAAGTCTCGCGCAAAGCTACGATTCCGGCATGACGATTTTCGGCTATGCGCGAGTCTCGACCGACGGCCAGAGCGTTGTCGCCCAAGTGAAGGCGTTGCGCGCTGCCAGGGCCGAAAGGTTTTCCGCGAGACGGAGAGCGGCGCAAAGAGCGACCGCCGCGAGCTGTCGCGCGCCATCAAGGCGCTGGCCGAGGGTGACACCTTGCTTGTGACCCGCCTCGACAGGCTGGCGCGCTCAACGCGCGACCTCTTGAACATCCTCGACGCCGCGGGGAAGGCCGGGGCCGGGTTCCGTTCCCTACATGATGCATGGGCCGATACCACGACCCCGCACGGGCGGCTTATGCTCACCGTCTTGGGCGACCTCGCGGAGTTCGAGCGCGACTTAATCACCGCCCGCACTGGCGAGGGGCGCGAGCGCGCCAAGGCGCGCGGCGTCCATATGGGCCGACCGCGCAAACTCACCCGCCATCAGCGGGAGGAGGCGCTTGCGGCCCTTGCCGAAGGTACCGCGACGCAGGCCGACTTGGCGCGGCGCTTCAACGTTGACCGCAGCACGATTTCGAGGCTCACACCATGA
- a CDS encoding recombinase family protein, giving the protein MASKPSATTKKAATRKKRNPPPSNKPTRHPWTRKDGEIHRAGYRIGYARVSTLDQNLALQQDALKEAGCEKIFIEQMSGAVADRPALRDALEYARSGDTIIVWKLDRLARSMKQLIETIEGLRVRGIGFRSLTEALDTTTPQGVLVFHLFSALAEFERALIRERTRAGLRAAKRMGRTGGRPAKLLEDDLDVARTLLANPDITVAEVADRLGVSPATLYRYLPAARTANNLSK; this is encoded by the coding sequence ATGGCCTCGAAACCGAGTGCGACAACGAAGAAGGCCGCAACCCGAAAGAAGCGCAACCCGCCTCCGAGCAACAAGCCGACGCGCCATCCTTGGACGAGGAAGGACGGCGAAATTCACCGAGCCGGATACCGCATCGGCTACGCTCGCGTTTCGACGCTCGACCAGAACCTCGCCTTGCAGCAGGACGCGCTCAAGGAGGCGGGCTGCGAGAAGATTTTCATTGAGCAGATGTCGGGAGCTGTCGCCGACCGCCCCGCCCTGCGTGACGCCCTCGAATATGCCCGCAGTGGTGACACCATCATCGTCTGGAAGCTCGACCGCTTGGCACGGTCGATGAAGCAACTCATCGAGACAATCGAGGGCTTGCGGGTTCGAGGCATTGGGTTTCGAAGCCTGACGGAGGCCCTCGATACGACGACGCCGCAAGGCGTCTTGGTGTTTCACCTGTTCAGCGCCTTGGCGGAATTTGAGCGTGCCCTCATCCGCGAGCGCACCCGCGCGGGGCTTCGAGCTGCGAAGCGTATGGGGCGCACAGGCGGCCGACCGGCCAAATTGCTCGAAGACGATCTCGACGTTGCGAGGACGCTTCTCGCCAATCCCGACATCACCGTCGCTGAGGTTGCCGACCGCCTTGGCGTGTCTCCCGCGACGCTCTATCGCTACTTGCCCGCTGCGCGGACTGCGAATAACCTTTCCAAATGA
- a CDS encoding helix-turn-helix domain-containing protein: MSENQRLMGSGTIVEGLDMAKKSRGAGSPPAKEERKDRGYRPKGRDYQKERQELLQSSVVKNIADHIILATEASGMRKSDFSTLVLGISYTQFREIKRRVGNPTLQTLEKIASALKITLPELFEPPPAVKRRQAPANRYEDHLDALGEVIFEHWERSGMTKLDFARQIKLSQPQFYKIQNGTAPVLLLTLVRVAEQLGISVAELLGEERPKRKA, encoded by the coding sequence ATGAGCGAGAATCAGCGATTGATGGGGAGCGGCACAATAGTTGAAGGCTTGGATATGGCGAAGAAGTCGCGAGGAGCGGGAAGTCCGCCAGCGAAAGAAGAGCGCAAGGATAGGGGCTACCGGCCGAAAGGACGCGATTACCAGAAAGAGCGGCAGGAACTGCTACAAAGCTCGGTCGTGAAAAATATCGCAGATCATATCATTCTCGCGACGGAAGCGTCGGGGATGAGGAAGAGCGATTTCTCGACGTTGGTTCTGGGCATTTCGTATACGCAATTTCGTGAGATCAAGAGGCGTGTGGGAAACCCGACGCTGCAAACGCTGGAAAAGATCGCGTCTGCGCTAAAAATCACTCTGCCGGAGTTGTTTGAGCCCCCGCCTGCGGTGAAGCGGCGGCAGGCGCCCGCAAATCGCTATGAAGACCATCTGGACGCGCTCGGAGAAGTGATCTTTGAGCACTGGGAGCGCTCTGGAATGACGAAGCTGGATTTCGCACGGCAAATTAAGCTGTCGCAGCCGCAATTTTATAAGATTCAGAACGGAACTGCGCCGGTGCTTCTTTTGACGCTGGTGCGGGTGGCCGAACAATTGGGGATCAGCGTTGCGGAACTGCTCGGGGAAGAGCGGCCGAAGCGCAAAGCGTGA
- a CDS encoding DUF3560 domain-containing protein, with translation MGYLFRVEDMARAAPVIERARLGAGELEIADDAFEPLAGEALRAYRQDRQERRRQRLLKRADAADKRAQTARNRIAPHEREFLALGEPVKIGHHSARRHRKLIERADKAFMDAGQALAEAESLRRLAETLAPVRVNGDAETRRQIERDANAAAIGVGDTIKDPIFGEGVVVSANPKTFTVNYTGRGFTETIDKSWATLVAKGSPEDIPEPKFKAGQKVIAMRLAATFEGVVTRVTRRGYRVQYEFNGRPYSDIFSEGSLEPLPLA, from the coding sequence ATGGGCTACCTTTTCCGCGTGGAGGACATGGCGCGCGCTGCGCCGGTCATCGAGCGCGCGCGCCTCGGCGCCGGCGAACTCGAGATCGCAGACGACGCATTCGAGCCCCTAGCGGGTGAGGCGTTGCGCGCTTATCGGCAGGACCGCCAAGAGCGGCGCCGGCAACGCCTTTTGAAGCGCGCCGACGCGGCCGACAAACGCGCGCAGACGGCGCGCAACCGCATCGCGCCGCATGAGCGGGAATTTCTCGCGCTTGGAGAGCCCGTAAAAATCGGCCACCACTCCGCGCGCCGACACCGCAAGCTCATCGAGCGCGCCGACAAGGCTTTCATGGACGCGGGACAGGCCCTCGCGGAGGCCGAGAGCCTGCGCCGACTCGCCGAGACGCTCGCACCCGTCCGCGTCAATGGCGACGCCGAGACCCGCCGCCAGATCGAGCGCGACGCGAACGCCGCCGCTATTGGCGTCGGCGACACGATCAAGGACCCGATCTTTGGCGAAGGCGTCGTTGTTAGCGCCAACCCGAAGACTTTCACCGTCAATTATACCGGCCGGGGTTTCACGGAGACCATAGACAAATCGTGGGCCACGCTTGTCGCCAAAGGCTCCCCGGAGGATATCCCCGAGCCCAAATTCAAGGCCGGTCAGAAGGTCATCGCCATGCGCCTCGCCGCGACATTCGAAGGCGTCGTTACGCGAGTGACCCGGCGCGGCTACCGCGTCCAATACGAATTCAACGGGCGCCCCTACAGCGACATCTTTTCAGAAGGCTCTTTGGAGCCCCTCCCCCTCGCCTAA
- a CDS encoding DUF932 domain-containing protein: MNHTIYAPRTAAFDGSARALTDDEMRRAAPSIFAVEAHASRSERFAPIPTIEVLRGLQKEGFAPVAVRQSRSRDDSKYDFTKHIIRLRRLDDARAYQVGDTICEIILKNANDGTSAYDLMAGLFRIRCKNSLVAQTATIDSVKVRHSGDAIGKVIEGTYRVLGEAENILAAPQDWGNVKLPYEAKAALAESAHILRFADAEGKVATPIQPAQLLAPRRADDTAGDLWTTFNVIQENVIRGGLSARAPATTDERGRRRRGRMVTTREINGIDQDVKLNKALWVLGERMAQLLKSAA, from the coding sequence ATGAACCACACTATCTATGCTCCCCGCACTGCCGCTTTCGACGGTTCCGCTCGCGCTCTCACCGACGACGAAATGCGCCGCGCCGCGCCTTCTATCTTCGCCGTTGAGGCACACGCCAGCCGTTCGGAACGCTTCGCCCCTATTCCCACAATCGAAGTTTTGCGAGGTCTGCAAAAAGAAGGCTTCGCCCCCGTCGCCGTTCGTCAGTCTCGCTCGCGCGACGATAGCAAGTACGACTTCACGAAACATATCATCCGCTTGCGCCGCCTCGACGACGCCCGCGCCTATCAGGTTGGCGACACCATTTGCGAGATCATCCTCAAGAACGCGAACGACGGAACGAGCGCTTACGACCTCATGGCCGGCTTGTTCCGCATCCGCTGCAAAAACTCGCTTGTCGCGCAGACCGCCACCATAGACAGCGTGAAGGTCAGGCATAGCGGCGACGCTATCGGCAAGGTTATCGAGGGCACCTATCGTGTTCTCGGCGAGGCTGAAAACATCCTTGCCGCCCCGCAGGACTGGGGCAATGTGAAACTGCCCTACGAGGCGAAGGCCGCTCTTGCGGAAAGCGCGCATATACTTCGCTTTGCCGACGCTGAGGGTAAGGTCGCGACCCCCATTCAGCCCGCGCAGTTGCTTGCGCCCCGTCGCGCAGACGACACCGCAGGCGATTTGTGGACCACCTTTAACGTCATACAAGAAAACGTCATTCGTGGGGGCCTCTCCGCTCGCGCCCCCGCGACCACGGACGAACGCGGACGCCGACGCCGTGGCCGCATGGTCACTACGCGCGAAATCAACGGCATCGACCAAGACGTGAAGCTCAACAAGGCCCTTTGGGTTTTGGGCGAACGGATGGCGCAACTTCTCAAATCCGCCGCCTAA
- a CDS encoding phospholipase D-like domain-containing protein translates to MIRRQRRGWMLLFIGLTTFLPIELRAEAGRHVSIYYAPETNLEEIDVNILNQASPGSTINFAAFVLSDYRVINALREAADKGVKVRVYLDPRELQQLHLFDKHPLTRLSRTQNVSIRVKSTDGGLMHLKGYTIGDVILRTGSANDSVSGLARQDNDLVLVTEREAAQSFNQKFELMWARPSNQRFETFYESLAASGETGREAKDAGR, encoded by the coding sequence ATGATACGACGGCAACGACGCGGATGGATGCTTTTGTTTATTGGGCTGACGACGTTTCTGCCGATTGAGCTTCGAGCGGAGGCGGGGCGTCACGTGTCGATTTACTACGCGCCCGAAACGAATTTGGAAGAGATTGACGTGAACATTTTGAACCAGGCGTCACCCGGTTCGACGATAAATTTTGCTGCATTCGTGTTAAGCGATTATCGCGTCATCAACGCCTTGCGAGAAGCGGCGGACAAAGGGGTAAAGGTTCGCGTCTATTTGGACCCTCGGGAACTGCAACAGCTCCATTTGTTCGATAAGCACCCATTGACTCGCCTGTCACGCACCCAAAATGTTTCGATCCGCGTGAAATCCACTGACGGGGGACTGATGCACCTGAAAGGGTACACCATCGGCGACGTAATTTTGCGAACGGGTTCGGCAAATGACTCGGTGTCTGGTCTGGCGCGACAGGACAATGATTTGGTGCTGGTAACTGAGCGGGAGGCAGCGCAGAGTTTCAATCAGAAATTCGAGCTGATGTGGGCGCGACCGTCAAATCAAAGGTTTGAGACGTTTTACGAGTCCCTGGCGGCCAGCGGCGAGACGGGGAGAGAAGCGAAAGACGCCGGCCGATAG
- a CDS encoding DUF7146 domain-containing protein, which yields MERLAVVKLTAATVAKYLRGRPTGGGYICHCPVPSHGKGRRDLKPSLGVSDGDKGLVVHCFAGCRPSDVLAEIARLTASGLPLPYEKSPPTPVVAPKRTTSAWALKLWRAAIPTPGTPAETYLRSRGFDFAPPSSIRFLRSYKYDRDRAFPCLIAAVQNVARELTAVQITFLDPTGRSKADVLEPRRSVGPLGAGALRLAPVAEHIGLAEGFETAWAAMLIHNLPSWATLGAERYSLVRLPPATRRVTIFADPDPVGLTGAKQFAIANPHIESDIQCPRTSDDYAEIWRVMAKEKS from the coding sequence GTGGAACGGCTCGCTGTTGTGAAGCTCACAGCAGCCACCGTCGCCAAATATTTGCGCGGCCGACCTACCGGAGGCGGGTACATTTGCCATTGCCCCGTCCCGTCCCACGGTAAAGGCCGCCGAGACCTCAAACCGTCTCTCGGCGTCTCTGATGGCGACAAGGGCCTCGTGGTTCATTGCTTTGCGGGCTGCCGCCCTTCCGACGTCCTAGCTGAAATCGCGCGACTTACCGCCAGTGGGCTCCCTCTTCCTTACGAGAAGTCTCCACCGACGCCTGTGGTGGCGCCGAAGCGAACCACCAGCGCTTGGGCTCTCAAGCTCTGGCGCGCCGCCATTCCCACGCCGGGAACCCCCGCCGAGACCTATCTTCGCTCGCGCGGGTTTGACTTCGCGCCGCCCTCATCCATCCGATTCCTTCGGTCCTATAAATACGATCGCGATCGAGCGTTCCCCTGTCTGATCGCCGCTGTCCAGAACGTCGCTCGCGAACTCACCGCGGTTCAAATCACTTTTCTCGACCCTACAGGGCGCTCGAAAGCCGACGTCTTAGAACCGCGGAGATCCGTCGGCCCGCTTGGCGCCGGCGCTTTGCGCCTCGCTCCCGTCGCCGAACACATTGGCCTTGCCGAAGGCTTCGAAACCGCATGGGCTGCAATGCTCATTCATAACCTTCCGAGCTGGGCCACGTTGGGCGCAGAGCGATACTCGCTTGTTAGACTCCCACCCGCGACCCGGCGCGTCACCATCTTTGCCGACCCCGATCCTGTCGGCCTCACCGGCGCGAAACAATTCGCCATAGCCAACCCACACATTGAAAGCGACATTCAATGCCCAAGGACGAGCGACGACTACGCCGAAATATGGCGCGTGATGGCGAAAGAAAAGTCTTAA